One window of Candidatus Regiella endosymbiont of Tuberolachnus salignus genomic DNA carries:
- the rpsD gene encoding 30S ribosomal protein S4 has product MARYLGSKLKLSRREGTDLFLKSGVRAIDSKCKIDQPPGQHGAHKPRLSDYGVQLREKQKVRRMYGVLERQFRNYYKEAARLKGNTGENLLGLLEGRLDNVVYRMGFGATRAESRQLVSHKGVLVNGRVVNIASYQVLPNAIISIREKAKKQSRIRAALELFEQREKPVWLEVDAAKMEGVYKRLPERTDLPADINEHLIVELYSK; this is encoded by the coding sequence ATGGCAAGATATTTAGGGTCTAAGCTCAAGCTGAGCCGTCGTGAGGGCACGGATTTATTTTTAAAGTCAGGTGTTCGTGCGATTGATAGTAAGTGTAAAATTGATCAACCACCTGGTCAGCATGGTGCACATAAACCACGTCTATCTGACTACGGCGTGCAATTACGTGAAAAACAAAAAGTGCGCCGGATGTACGGTGTCCTTGAACGTCAATTTCGTAACTATTACAAAGAAGCAGCACGCTTAAAAGGTAATACCGGTGAGAATTTGTTGGGATTGCTGGAAGGGCGTCTAGACAATGTAGTTTACCGTATGGGGTTTGGTGCCACTCGTGCTGAATCACGCCAACTGGTAAGCCATAAAGGTGTTTTGGTAAATGGACGGGTTGTTAATATCGCCTCTTACCAGGTATTACCGAATGCTATAATCAGCATCCGTGAGAAAGCGAAAAAACAATCTCGTATCAGAGCTGCTTTGGAGCTATTTGAACAACGAGAAAAGCCTGTTTGGCTGGAAGTCGATGCTGCTAAGATGGAAGGTGTGTACAAGCGTCTGCCTGAACGTACTGATCTGCCTGCGGACATTAATGAGCACCTGATCGTCGAGCTTTACTCGAAGTAA
- the rpmD gene encoding 50S ribosomal protein L30 has translation MEKTIFKITQTRSAIGRLPKHKATLRGLGLRRIGHTVEREDTAAIRGMVNLVSYMVKIEGE, from the coding sequence ATGGAAAAGACTATTTTTAAGATAACTCAGACTCGCAGCGCTATCGGTCGTTTGCCTAAGCATAAAGCGACCCTCCGTGGTTTAGGTTTGCGTCGTATTGGTCATACTGTAGAGCGTGAGGATACTGCTGCTATACGTGGTATGGTCAATTTGGTTTCCTATATGGTTAAAATTGAGGGGGAGTAG
- the rpsE gene encoding 30S ribosomal protein S5: MANIEKQAGELQEKLIAVNRVSKTVKGGRIFSFTALTVVGDGQGRVGFGYGKAREVPAAIQKAMEKARRNMVDIALHNGTLQHPVKGAHTGSRVFMQPASEGTGIIAGGAMRAVLDVAGIHNVLAKTYGSTNPINVVRATVNALANMKSPEMVAAKRGKSVEEILG; the protein is encoded by the coding sequence ATGGCGAACATCGAAAAACAAGCTGGTGAACTGCAAGAAAAACTAATTGCGGTAAATCGGGTATCTAAGACGGTAAAAGGTGGTCGTATTTTCAGCTTTACCGCTCTTACAGTAGTAGGGGATGGTCAGGGACGTGTTGGCTTTGGCTATGGTAAAGCTCGTGAAGTACCTGCAGCAATCCAAAAGGCAATGGAAAAAGCACGGCGTAACATGGTAGATATTGCATTGCATAATGGGACGCTACAGCATCCCGTTAAAGGTGCTCACACAGGCTCTCGTGTGTTTATGCAACCGGCTTCTGAAGGTACCGGTATTATTGCCGGCGGTGCCATGCGGGCTGTTTTGGATGTGGCTGGTATTCACAACGTATTAGCCAAAACCTACGGTTCTACTAACCCAATTAATGTGGTTCGTGCAACTGTTAATGCTCTGGCAAATATGAAATCGCCAGAAATGGTCGCTGCAAAGCGTGGTAAGTCCGTCGAAGAAATTCTAGGGTAA
- the ispF gene encoding 2-C-methyl-D-erythritol 2,4-cyclodiphosphate synthase yields MRIGQGFDVHELGGEGPLIMGGVTIPYPQRLLAHSDGDVLLHAVIDALLGAAALRDIGQLFPDTDPAFKNVDSRFLLRQAYSLIQQKGYQLGNLDATIIAQEPKMGAHILQMRINLAEDLQCDKDQINVKATTTEKLGFTGRGEGIACEAVVLLIKGQQME; encoded by the coding sequence ATACGGATAGGACAAGGTTTTGATGTGCATGAATTGGGTGGTGAGGGGCCGTTGATCATGGGTGGTGTTACTATCCCTTATCCACAAAGATTGTTAGCACATTCTGATGGTGATGTATTGCTACACGCGGTTATTGATGCTTTACTCGGTGCTGCTGCCTTAAGGGATATTGGTCAATTATTTCCTGATACGGATCCCGCTTTTAAAAATGTAGATAGCCGATTTTTATTGCGCCAAGCTTATTCACTTATTCAACAAAAAGGTTATCAGCTAGGTAATCTGGATGCGACCATTATTGCGCAAGAACCCAAAATGGGAGCCCATATTTTGCAAATGCGGATTAATCTGGCTGAAGATCTTCAATGTGATAAGGATCAGATCAACGTTAAAGCAACCACCACAGAAAAACTCGGTTTTACTGGTCGTGGTGAAGGTATCGCTTGTGAAGCCGTCGTCCTGTTGATCAAGGGACAACAGATGGAATGA
- a CDS encoding BON domain-containing protein, with product MKLFKILAVLCVTTTLTFTIASCAPTYKSEGTGGYIDDTVITTKVKSALFGTKNFKSTEIKVETFKGRVQLSGFVTSKQAINQAIEVTRRVPGVRSVSNKMQIK from the coding sequence ATGAAGCTTTTTAAAATTCTAGCTGTATTGTGTGTTACAACTACTTTAACCTTTACTATTGCTTCTTGTGCACCGACCTATAAATCAGAAGGAACGGGTGGTTATATCGACGATACGGTGATCACAACTAAAGTGAAATCAGCCCTATTCGGCACAAAAAATTTTAAATCTACTGAGATTAAAGTGGAAACTTTTAAAGGACGCGTGCAATTGAGTGGATTTGTTACCTCAAAACAAGCGATAAACCAAGCAATAGAAGTTACTCGCCGTGTGCCCGGAGTAAGATCGGTTTCCAATAAAATGCAAATTAAATAA
- a CDS encoding glycosyltransferase family 2 protein, producing MSTKKSLSVIILTKNEAPLLADCLLSVAWADEIIILDSGSEDETLSIAQRYGAKIYTHTDWQGFGKQRNIAQQYAKGEYLLMVDADERISPLLKNSIEAVLMAPDDNAVYSCSRRNLFLGRFMRHSGWYPDRVVRLYPPQYQYKEDYVHESLMCGSAKIIPLKGDLLHLTCRDFSDFQQKQLNYAKIWAIQRHQQGKSCHYLAIFAHSLWAFCKTGLLRAGFLDGKQGLLLACVNAQYTFTKYTALWSLNQIDRFRNRNQ from the coding sequence ATGAGCACAAAAAAAAGTTTATCCGTCATTATTTTGACTAAAAACGAAGCCCCATTGCTTGCTGACTGCCTACTTTCAGTGGCTTGGGCTGATGAAATTATCATATTAGATTCCGGTAGTGAGGATGAAACACTTAGCATCGCTCAGCGTTATGGCGCCAAAATTTATACGCATACTGATTGGCAAGGTTTCGGCAAACAACGAAACATAGCACAGCAGTATGCTAAGGGTGAGTATCTATTAATGGTTGATGCTGATGAACGTATCTCGCCGCTACTAAAAAATTCTATCGAAGCGGTACTGATGGCACCTGATGATAACGCAGTTTATAGTTGTTCGCGGCGCAACCTATTTTTAGGTCGATTTATGCGCCACAGTGGTTGGTATCCTGACCGTGTTGTCCGTTTATACCCTCCTCAATATCAATATAAAGAAGATTATGTACATGAGTCTCTGATGTGTGGCTCGGCAAAGATTATCCCCCTAAAAGGAGATTTACTTCACCTGACTTGTCGTGATTTTAGTGATTTTCAGCAAAAACAACTTAATTACGCCAAAATTTGGGCCATTCAGCGTCATCAGCAAGGCAAAAGTTGTCATTACCTGGCTATTTTCGCTCATAGCCTGTGGGCTTTTTGTAAAACAGGTTTATTACGCGCCGGTTTTTTGGATGGTAAACAAGGTTTATTACTGGCCTGTGTTAACGCCCAATACACTTTTACTAAATACACAGCTTTATGGTCATTAAATCAAATAGACCGCTTTCGAAACCGTAACCAGTGA
- the rpsM gene encoding 30S ribosomal protein S13: MARIAGINIPDQKHAVIALTAIYGIGRTGAQKICVAAGVAESVKISELSEEEINKLRDEVAKYSIEGDLRRQVTLNIKRLMDLGCYRGSRHRRGLPVRGQRTKTNARTRKGPRKAIKK; encoded by the coding sequence GTGGCCCGTATAGCAGGCATTAACATTCCTGATCAAAAGCACGCTGTTATCGCGTTAACTGCGATTTACGGTATCGGTAGGACTGGTGCACAAAAGATTTGTGTTGCCGCAGGTGTTGCTGAAAGTGTGAAGATCAGTGAACTGTCTGAGGAAGAAATTAACAAGCTACGTGACGAAGTTGCCAAATACTCGATAGAAGGTGATTTGCGTCGCCAAGTTACCCTGAACATCAAGCGTTTGATGGATCTTGGATGTTATCGTGGCTCACGTCATCGTCGTGGTTTGCCAGTTCGTGGGCAGCGCACGAAGACTAACGCCCGTACCCGCAAGGGTCCGCGTAAAGCGATCAAGAAATAA
- the rpmJ gene encoding 50S ribosomal protein L36: MKVRASVKKLCRNCKIVKRHGVVHVICSTEPKHKQRQG; this comes from the coding sequence ATGAAAGTTCGTGCTTCCGTCAAGAAATTATGTCGTAACTGTAAAATTGTTAAGCGTCACGGCGTCGTGCACGTAATCTGCAGTACGGAGCCTAAGCATAAACAACGTCAAGGCTGA
- the mutM gene encoding bifunctional DNA-formamidopyrimidine glycosylase/DNA-(apurinic or apyrimidinic site) lyase: MPELPEVETSRRGIAPYLVGQTLLYVVVRNPRLRWPVSEEISSLRDQPVFSVQRRAKYLLLELAAGWIIIHLGMSGRLHILPKDRIAEKHDHIDLVMSNGKILRYTDPRRFGAWLWAKDFTASTVLAHLGPEPLGAEFTEQYLFEKSRHKRTLIKPWLMDNKIVVGIGNIYASECLFVAGILPTEPAGSLTQNECKLLVSAIKTVLLDAIEQGGTTLRDFLQSDGKPGYFAQRLQVYGRAGAPCYRCTHLIETVKQGQRSTFFCRHCQR; this comes from the coding sequence ATGCCTGAATTACCCGAAGTAGAAACTAGTCGCCGTGGGATAGCGCCCTATCTTGTTGGTCAAACTCTTCTGTACGTGGTGGTCAGAAATCCTCGCCTACGTTGGCCGGTTTCCGAAGAGATATCATCACTGCGTGATCAACCTGTTTTCAGTGTACAACGCCGTGCTAAATATCTTTTGCTCGAGCTGGCAGCAGGTTGGATCATCATTCACCTTGGCATGTCAGGCCGCTTGCACATATTACCCAAAGACAGGATAGCCGAAAAACATGATCACATTGATTTAGTCATGAGTAACGGAAAAATATTGCGTTACACGGATCCTCGTCGCTTCGGCGCTTGGCTGTGGGCAAAAGATTTTACTGCCAGCACTGTACTGGCTCATTTAGGGCCAGAGCCTTTGGGAGCAGAATTTACCGAGCAATATTTATTTGAAAAATCCAGACACAAGCGTACATTGATTAAGCCTTGGTTGATGGACAATAAAATTGTTGTAGGAATAGGCAATATTTACGCCAGTGAGTGCTTATTTGTTGCTGGTATTTTGCCAACGGAGCCCGCAGGATCATTAACACAAAATGAATGCAAATTATTAGTCAGTGCTATTAAAACAGTGTTATTAGATGCCATTGAGCAAGGTGGTACCACGCTACGAGATTTTTTACAATCGGATGGTAAGCCGGGCTATTTTGCTCAACGATTACAGGTTTATGGTCGAGCCGGTGCGCCTTGTTATCGGTGCACACATCTTATTGAAACGGTGAAACAGGGGCAACGGAGTACGTTTTTTTGCCGCCACTGTCAACGTTAA
- the waaA gene encoding lipid IV(A) 3-deoxy-D-manno-octulosonic acid transferase codes for MLLRLYQLLFYLIQPLIWLRLLWRSRKSSAYRQRWGERYGFCAGKVAANGILLHSVSVGETLAAIPLIKALLHRYPDLPITVTTMTPTGSERVKSAFSNKVHHVYLPYDLPCAINRFLNQLNPRLVIIMETELWPTLINALYRRSIPLIIANARLSARSAAGYKKINHFMRTTLPRISLIAAQNQEDAERFISLGSARSQVSVMGNLKFDIAVTPELAARTVTLRRQWAPRRLIWIAASTHAGEEVLLLAAHRKLLQNYPTLLLILVPRHPERFSDVIKMVQKAGFSYRLRSENNRPSDTTQVVIGDTMGELMLLYGVADIAFVGGSLIKHGGHNPLEAAAHAIPILMGPHTFNFKDICAKLTKAKGLINVTDADVLSLVQQANFLLRDEKRRFEHGHHAFDVLRENQGALQRLLRLLAPYLSS; via the coding sequence ATGTTACTGCGTTTATATCAGCTGCTTTTTTATCTTATCCAACCCTTAATCTGGTTACGCTTGCTGTGGCGTAGCCGCAAATCCAGCGCTTACCGTCAGCGCTGGGGTGAGCGTTATGGTTTTTGCGCAGGTAAGGTAGCTGCCAATGGCATTTTGCTACATTCCGTTTCAGTAGGCGAAACATTAGCCGCTATTCCACTTATCAAAGCCTTACTGCATCGTTACCCCGATTTACCGATCACCGTCACCACCATGACCCCCACCGGATCAGAGCGAGTAAAATCCGCTTTCAGTAACAAAGTTCATCACGTTTATTTACCCTATGATCTCCCCTGTGCCATAAATCGTTTTCTTAATCAGCTCAATCCTCGTTTAGTGATCATCATGGAAACCGAATTATGGCCAACGCTGATTAATGCGTTGTATCGTCGTTCGATTCCCTTAATCATTGCCAATGCGCGCCTTTCTGCTCGTTCTGCAGCAGGTTATAAGAAAATAAATCATTTTATGCGTACTACGTTACCGCGTATTAGCTTAATTGCAGCGCAAAATCAAGAAGATGCTGAACGGTTTATCTCTTTAGGATCAGCGCGTTCTCAGGTGAGCGTGATGGGTAACCTAAAATTTGATATTGCTGTTACGCCTGAATTAGCCGCACGTACTGTTACTTTACGCCGTCAGTGGGCTCCGCGTCGTCTCATATGGATAGCCGCCAGTACACACGCTGGCGAAGAAGTATTGTTATTAGCAGCGCATCGCAAATTATTGCAAAATTATCCAACGTTACTACTTATTTTAGTGCCTCGGCATCCAGAACGTTTCTCTGATGTAATAAAAATGGTGCAGAAAGCCGGTTTCAGTTATAGGCTACGCAGTGAAAACAACAGGCCTTCTGACACAACGCAGGTAGTTATCGGCGATACCATGGGTGAACTGATGTTGTTATATGGCGTTGCTGATATTGCTTTTGTTGGCGGCAGTCTGATAAAACACGGGGGGCATAATCCGTTAGAAGCCGCTGCACATGCCATCCCGATTCTTATGGGACCCCATACTTTTAATTTTAAAGACATTTGTGCCAAATTAACTAAAGCCAAAGGACTGATTAATGTCACTGATGCAGATGTATTATCCTTGGTGCAACAGGCCAATTTTTTGCTCAGAGATGAAAAACGACGTTTTGAGCATGGCCATCATGCGTTCGACGTTTTGCGTGAAAACCAAGGAGCGTTACAACGTTTATTGCGATTGCTTGCCCCTTATTTATCGTCATAA
- a CDS encoding protein-L-isoaspartate(D-aspartate) O-methyltransferase, whose amino-acid sequence MINKNKQILLTQLRQHGICDERLLHAIESVPREFFVDEALEHKAYENTALPIGSGQTISQPYIVARMTELLQLKKMSRVLEIGTGSGYQTAVLAHLVEQVYSVERIKGLQWQAKRRLKTLDLHNVFTRHSDGWQGWPSRCPFDAIIVTAAPPRIPPALLEQLDEGGILVLPVGEKTQMLKKVQRRNHECCIEDVEEVRFVPLIEGELA is encoded by the coding sequence ATGATAAATAAAAATAAACAAATTTTGTTAACACAATTACGTCAACATGGTATCTGTGATGAACGCTTATTACATGCCATTGAGTCTGTACCTCGTGAATTTTTTGTTGATGAAGCCTTAGAACACAAGGCTTATGAAAATACTGCGTTACCGATAGGATCAGGGCAAACTATCTCACAGCCTTACATAGTCGCGCGGATGACAGAGCTACTGCAATTGAAAAAAATGTCACGGGTGCTAGAAATCGGTACGGGTTCGGGTTACCAAACCGCCGTTCTGGCGCATCTGGTAGAACAAGTCTACTCTGTTGAACGCATCAAAGGATTACAATGGCAAGCAAAACGTCGGTTGAAAACGCTAGATTTGCATAATGTTTTTACTCGCCATAGCGATGGTTGGCAAGGATGGCCATCACGCTGCCCCTTTGATGCGATTATTGTCACTGCTGCTCCACCAAGGATCCCTCCCGCATTATTGGAACAACTAGATGAAGGGGGAATATTAGTCCTCCCGGTTGGTGAAAAAACGCAAATGTTAAAAAAAGTGCAACGACGAAACCATGAATGTTGTATTGAAGATGTAGAAGAAGTTCGTTTTGTTCCATTAATCGAAGGTGAATTGGCTTGA
- the rplQ gene encoding 50S ribosomal protein L17, with protein MRHRKSGRQLNRNSSHRKAMFLNMSGSLVRHEIIKTTLAKAKELRRVVEPLVTLAKKSDSVANRRLAFARTRDNEVVAKLFTELAPRFSNRTGGYTRILKCGFRAGDNAPMAYIELVDRPAEEFVE; from the coding sequence ATGCGCCATCGTAAAAGTGGTCGTCAACTAAATCGTAACAGTAGTCATCGAAAAGCTATGTTTCTTAACATGTCAGGTTCTTTGGTGCGTCATGAAATCATCAAAACGACTTTGGCAAAAGCGAAAGAATTACGTCGTGTGGTGGAGCCGTTAGTGACTCTTGCTAAAAAAAGCGACAGTGTAGCTAATCGTCGTTTGGCGTTCGCTCGTACTCGTGATAATGAGGTAGTGGCCAAGCTATTCACTGAGCTTGCTCCACGCTTTTCAAATCGGACTGGTGGCTATACTCGTATTTTAAAGTGTGGCTTCCGGGCAGGTGATAACGCTCCTATGGCTTATATTGAATTAGTTGATCGTCCAGCAGAAGAATTTGTGGAGTAA
- a CDS encoding DNA-directed RNA polymerase subunit alpha → MQGSVKEFLKPSLISEKISQTHAKVILEPLERGFGHTLGNALRRILLSSMPGCAVTEVEIEGVLHEYSTKEGVKEDILSILLNLKKLAVQVQDKEDEVILKLQKSGIGSVTAADITSDSKIEIIKPEHVICHLTDKCASINMRIKVQRGRGYVPTSTRVHGEEDERPIGRLLVDACYSPIERIAYNVEATRYQDRTDLDKLIIEMETNGTIDPEEAIRHASTILSEQLTAFVDMSHNVNTSKTSIETPEFPPILLRPVDDLELTVRSANCLKAEAITLIGDLVQRTEVELLKTPNLGKKSLTEIKDVLAAHGLSLGMRLENWPPASIADQGSQNKQ, encoded by the coding sequence ATGCAGGGTTCTGTGAAAGAGTTTCTAAAACCAAGCCTGATAAGCGAAAAAATCAGTCAAACGCACGCTAAAGTGATCCTTGAGCCATTAGAGCGGGGCTTTGGTCATACCCTTGGCAATGCACTGCGACGCATTTTGCTTTCATCGATGCCGGGTTGCGCAGTGACTGAAGTTGAAATTGAAGGCGTGTTGCATGAATACAGCACAAAAGAAGGTGTAAAGGAAGATATCCTAAGCATATTATTGAATCTGAAAAAGCTGGCAGTGCAAGTCCAGGACAAAGAAGATGAAGTTATTCTGAAGCTACAAAAGTCTGGCATTGGCTCTGTGACTGCCGCGGATATAACCTCTGATTCTAAGATTGAAATCATTAAACCTGAGCATGTGATCTGCCACTTAACCGATAAATGTGCATCTATTAATATGCGGATTAAAGTTCAGCGTGGTCGGGGTTATGTGCCAACCTCTACCCGTGTTCATGGAGAAGAGGATGAGCGTCCAATTGGTCGTTTGTTAGTAGACGCATGTTACAGCCCTATAGAGCGGATTGCCTATAATGTCGAAGCAACGCGCTACCAAGATCGCACTGATCTTGATAAGCTGATTATTGAAATGGAAACCAATGGCACGATTGATCCTGAAGAAGCTATTCGCCACGCCTCGACTATTCTTTCTGAACAACTGACCGCTTTTGTCGACATGAGTCATAATGTTAATACTTCTAAAACTTCAATAGAGACGCCCGAATTTCCACCAATCTTGCTGCGTCCTGTTGATGATTTAGAGTTAACTGTTCGTTCTGCTAATTGTCTTAAAGCAGAAGCCATCACACTCATCGGTGATCTAGTACAACGTACAGAAGTCGAGTTACTAAAAACCCCTAATCTAGGTAAAAAGTCGCTTACGGAGATTAAAGATGTGCTGGCTGCGCATGGTTTGTCGCTAGGTATGCGTTTGGAAAATTGGCCACCAGCTAGTATTGCTGATCAGGGTAGCCAGAATAAACAGTAG
- the rpsK gene encoding 30S ribosomal protein S11 codes for MAKPAARTRKRVKKQISDGVAHIHASFNNTVVTITDRQGNALAWATAGGSGFRGSRKSTPFAAQVAAERCADSVKECGIKNLEVMVKGPGPGRESTIRALNAAGFRITNITDVTPIPHNGCRPPKKRRV; via the coding sequence ATGGCAAAACCAGCTGCTCGTACACGTAAACGTGTAAAAAAACAAATATCCGACGGTGTGGCGCATATCCACGCTTCTTTCAACAACACTGTAGTGACCATAACAGATCGTCAAGGTAATGCTTTGGCTTGGGCAACGGCTGGAGGATCTGGTTTCCGTGGTTCTCGTAAGTCTACTCCGTTTGCGGCTCAAGTGGCAGCAGAACGCTGTGCTGATAGTGTCAAAGAGTGTGGTATCAAGAATCTGGAAGTTATGGTCAAAGGACCTGGTCCTGGTCGTGAATCCACTATCCGTGCCTTAAACGCAGCGGGTTTTCGCATCACGAATATTACTGATGTGACTCCGATCCCCCACAATGGTTGTCGTCCGCCCAAAAAGCGTCGTGTATGA
- the secY gene encoding preprotein translocase subunit SecY, protein MAKQPELDFQSAKGGLGELKRRLLFVIGVLIVFRIGSFIPIPGIDATVLAKLLEQQRGTIIEMFNMFSGGALSRASIFALGIMPYISASIVIQLLTLVHPTLAEIKKEGEAGRRKINQYTRYGTLVLAIFQSIGIATGLPNMPGMQGLVLDPNFAFYFTAVVSLVTGTMFLMWLGEQITERGIGNGISIIIFAGIIAGLPSAVGHTIELARQGDLHFLLLLLVAALVSAVTFLVVFIERGQRRIVVNYAKRQQGRRVYAAQSTHLPLKVNMAGVIPAIFASSIILFPATIASWFGGGTGWNWLTTISMYLQPGQPLYVLLYASAIIFFCFFYTALVFNPRETADNLKKSGAFVPGIRPGEQTAKYIDKVMTRLTLIGAIYITFICLIPEFMRDAMKVPFYFGGTSLLIVVVVIMDFMAQVQTLMMSNQYESALKKANLKGHKR, encoded by the coding sequence ATGGCCAAGCAACCGGAATTAGATTTTCAAAGTGCTAAGGGCGGATTGGGTGAACTGAAACGCAGATTGTTGTTTGTTATCGGTGTGCTTATTGTTTTCCGTATCGGCTCTTTTATTCCGATTCCTGGTATCGATGCTACTGTGCTCGCTAAATTGCTTGAACAACAGAGAGGCACTATCATTGAAATGTTTAACATGTTCTCTGGTGGTGCACTCAGTCGCGCTTCTATCTTTGCATTAGGAATTATGCCCTATATTTCGGCATCAATTGTTATCCAGTTGTTGACGCTGGTTCATCCAACATTGGCTGAGATAAAAAAAGAGGGCGAAGCGGGTCGTCGAAAAATTAACCAGTATACTCGCTATGGTACTTTAGTATTAGCGATATTCCAATCAATTGGGATTGCTACTGGACTACCGAATATGCCAGGTATGCAAGGTTTGGTGTTAGATCCCAATTTTGCCTTCTATTTTACCGCCGTTGTTAGCTTAGTGACTGGGACGATGTTCCTTATGTGGCTGGGTGAGCAGATTACTGAACGAGGTATCGGCAATGGTATTTCGATCATCATCTTTGCTGGCATTATAGCGGGGCTGCCGTCTGCCGTGGGGCATACTATTGAGCTTGCAAGGCAAGGAGATCTACATTTTCTATTGCTACTGTTGGTCGCAGCATTAGTATCTGCAGTCACTTTTCTTGTTGTTTTCATTGAACGTGGTCAACGACGTATTGTGGTCAATTATGCGAAACGTCAGCAAGGTCGTCGTGTTTATGCGGCTCAAAGTACTCACTTACCGTTGAAAGTAAATATGGCTGGTGTTATCCCTGCTATTTTTGCTTCTAGTATTATTTTGTTCCCAGCGACAATTGCCTCCTGGTTTGGTGGCGGTACAGGCTGGAACTGGTTGACAACGATTTCGATGTATTTACAACCCGGACAACCTCTGTATGTGCTGCTTTATGCGTCTGCCATTATTTTCTTCTGTTTCTTTTACACTGCGTTGGTATTTAACCCTCGTGAGACAGCGGATAATTTGAAAAAATCAGGAGCATTTGTGCCAGGAATTCGTCCAGGAGAACAAACGGCAAAATACATTGATAAAGTAATGACGCGTCTTACTTTAATTGGTGCGATTTATATTACCTTTATCTGCCTTATCCCGGAATTTATGCGTGATGCCATGAAAGTTCCTTTCTATTTTGGTGGTACATCACTGCTAATTGTCGTCGTTGTCATTATGGACTTTATGGCACAAGTGCAAACTCTGATGATGTCGAATCAATATGAGTCTGCGTTAAAGAAAGCAAACCTGAAAGGTCATAAACGTTAG
- the coaD gene encoding pantetheine-phosphate adenylyltransferase gives MRAIYPGTFDPITNGHLDVITRAATMFEQIIVAIAQSAGKQPLFTLEERVVLAEKVTATFKNVKVITFDGLMVNCAREKGANILIRGLRSVADFEYESQLAKMNRHLMPELETLFLLPSEKYSFLSSALVKEVALLGGDIASFLPAAVTEALLAKMRC, from the coding sequence ATGCGAGCTATTTACCCGGGGACCTTTGATCCCATCACCAATGGACATCTAGATGTAATAACGCGAGCCGCCACTATGTTCGAGCAGATTATTGTGGCAATTGCACAGAGTGCGGGTAAACAACCGCTGTTTACTTTAGAAGAACGGGTTGTGCTAGCAGAAAAGGTCACTGCTACTTTTAAAAATGTCAAAGTGATCACTTTTGATGGATTGATGGTTAATTGCGCTCGAGAAAAAGGCGCCAATATCTTAATTCGTGGACTACGCTCTGTTGCTGATTTTGAGTATGAATCCCAGCTAGCAAAAATGAATCGTCATTTGATGCCAGAATTAGAAACCCTGTTCTTACTCCCCTCAGAGAAATATTCGTTTCTCTCTTCAGCATTAGTAAAAGAAGTGGCATTGCTCGGGGGCGATATCGCTTCATTTCTCCCCGCTGCGGTTACAGAAGCTTTGTTAGCCAAGATGAGGTGTTAA